The Centroberyx gerrardi isolate f3 chromosome 7, fCenGer3.hap1.cur.20231027, whole genome shotgun sequence genome contains a region encoding:
- the LOC139932079 gene encoding uncharacterized protein LOC139932079 — protein MPETAEAVSATLTTNRNCTIEMTNVSSNYCLINPKVYMAKGFSQHPPQPTIRTTNTEVCSFTKDDNTATGAVGVLTYDLFHMQSRVCSERVAIMFSVPFDHNLYKNRLAVGVFELSRDCDKHLYDQMYDGKDLSKFTRSGTNGCGTNGSGLEYKATYVELRATMSDIGKAIVKVELYDKMGH, from the exons ATGCCAGAAACAGCAGAGGCTGTGTCAGCCACTCTCACCACCAACAGAAACTGCACCATAGAAATGACCAATGTCAGCAGTAACTACTGCCTCATCAACCCCAA GGTGTATATGGCCAAGGGCTTCAGTCAGCACCCTCCCCAGCCCACGATCCGCACCACCAACACCGAGGTGTGCTCCTTCACCAAGGACGACAACACGGCCACGGGCGCCGTGGGGGTGCTGACCTACGACCTGTTCCATATGCAGAGCCGGGTTTGCTCCGAGCGCGTGGCCATCATGTTCTCTGTGCCCTTTGACCACAACCTGTATAAGAACCGGCTGGCCGTGGGCGTGTTTGAGTTGTCCCGCGACTGCGACAAACACCTGTACGACCAGATGTATGATGGGAAGGACCTCAGTAAGTTCACCCGCTCTGGGACCAACGGCTGTGGGACCAATGGCTCTGGGCTGGAGTATAAGGCTACGTATGTTGAATTGAGGGCCACCATGTCTGATATTGGCAAAGCCATTGTTAAGGTGGAGCTCTATGATAAAATGGGTCATTAG
- the LOC139932054 gene encoding keratin, type I cytoskeletal 19-like: MSQRSGSVYGGAGGKGIRISSGRSSIMAGGFGSGGGAGGSFAAFSLDAGADPEGAFSSISEKLVMQSLNTRLAEYLEKVSVLEQANAKLEGQIKEWVLNRGTVATRDLTTHLKTIDEIRAKIQAAGTVVSELTLQLDNTKLSADNFRIKFESELCLRQSVEADISSLKRILVDLSLDKQGVEGQLENLKEELVYLKNNHEEETKEMRSQLSGQIHVEVDAAPAADLNAAIADIREQYEGLVAKNHRDVENWFKSKAEAVQQEMSVHTEHLQTSSVELKEVQTKGRDQELELQTLLAVKASLEGNLMEIEARYGALMVGLQASVVSLESQLTQIRADTQRSAQEYQALLDIKTRLEKEIAEYRRLLEGEDTGYAVTSAVESAVVDTETSASTEESEPLDDPSSSSITVTVVTVATEEVNRELVNSTTTVNAEEVNRELVNSTTTVNAEEVNRELVNSTTTVNTEEVNRELVNSTTTVNTEEVVLEA; encoded by the exons ATGTCCCAGAGATCTGGCAGTGTGTACGGAGGGGCAGGGGGTAAGGGCATCCGTATATCCTCTGGCAGATCCAGCATCATGGCTGGGGGCTTTGGCTCTGGAGGCGGTGCTGGTGGGAGCTTCGCTGCCTTCTCCCTGGATGCTGGCGCTGACCCTGAAGGAGCATTCAGCAGCATAAGCGAGAAGCTGGTCATGCAGAGCCTGAACACCCGTCTGGCCGAGTACCTGGAGAAGGTCAGCGTCCTGGAGCAGGCCAATGCCAAGCTGGAGGGGCAGATCAAGGAGTGGGTTCTCAATCGTGGCACTGTGGCAACTCGAGACCTCACCACCCACCTGAAAACCATCGATGAGATCCGGGCAAAA ATCCAAGCAGCTGGCACTGTTGTGTCAGAGCTGACCCTTCAGCTGGATAACACCAAGCTCTCAGCAGACAACTTCAGAATCAA GTTTGAAAGTGAGCTGTGCCTGCGCCAGTCTGTGGAGGCCGACATTAGCAGCCTGAAGAGGATTCTGGTCGATTTGTCCCTGGACAAACAAGGCGTGGAGGGGCAGCTGGAAAACCTGAAGGAAGAGCTGGTCTACCTGAAGAACAACCATGAGGAG GAGACAAAGGAGATGCGGAGCCAGCTGAGCGGTCAGATCCACGTGGAAGTGGATGCAGCTCCGGCGGCTGACCTGAACGCTGCCATTGCTGACATCAGAGAGCAATATGAGGGCTTGGTAGCTAAAAACCACAGAGATGTTGAGAACTGGTTCAAGAGCAAG GCAGAGGCAGTGCAGCAGGAGATGAGCGTCCATACAGAGCATCTGCAGACCTCCAGTGTGGAGCTGAAGGAGGTTCAGACCAAAGGCAGAGACcaggagctggagctgcagaCACTCCTCGCTGTG AAAGCCTCTCTGGAGGGGAACCTGATGGAGATTGAGGCCCGTTATGGAGCTCTGATGGTGGGGCTGCAGGCGTCTGTTGTCAGCCTGGAGAGCCAGCTGACGCAGATCAGGGCAGACACACAGCGTAGTGCCCAGGAGTACCAGGCCCTGCTAGACATCAAGACCCGCTTGGAGAAGGAGATCGCAGAGTACCGCAGGCTGCTAGAAGGAGAAGACACAGG GTATGCAGTGACATCAGCTGTTGAAAGTGCTGTGGTTGACACTGAAACCTCAG CATCCACTGAAGAGTCAGAGCCACTGGACGATCCCAGTTCGTCAAGCATCACTGTTACAGTGGTGACAGTGGCAACAGAGGAGGTGAATAGAGAGCTGGTCAACTCCACCACAACTGTAAATGCAGAGGAGGTGAATAGAGAGCTGGTCAACTCCACCACAACTGTAAATGCAGAGGAGGTGAATAGAGAGCTGGTCAACTCCACCACAACTGTAAACACAGAGGAGGTGAATAGAGAGCTGGTCAACTCCACCACAACTGTAAACACAGAGGAGGTGGTGCTGGAGGCTTAG
- the apnl gene encoding actinoporin-like protein, with amino-acid sequence MTETAEAVAANVNTRRNVTIEISNITNNYCLVNPRVFLDNGETYNPPQPTVRPLKTEVCTFSKCSSKPTGSVGVMTYDLFERSQNDYIETLAIMFSVPWDYNLYKNWFAVGIYKKGRNCDESLYKEMYYDKTQQGFVREEATGSGINYMGNYLDIRATMSPLGKAVMKVEVWDKLFIPMGQQAC; translated from the exons ATGACAGAGACAGCCGAAGCCGTAGCCGCTAATGTGAACACTAGGAGAAATGTTACCATTGAGATCAGCAACATCACTAACAACTACTGCCTCGTCAACCCCAG ggtgttCCTGGACAATGGGGAGACGTACAACCCGCCCCAGCCTACGGTGCGCCCCCTAAAGACGGAGGTTTGCACTTTCAGCAAGTGCAGCAGCAAACCAACCGGCAGCGTTGGCGTGATGACCTATGACCTCTTCGAGAGGTCGCAGAACGACTACATCGAGACCCTGGCCATCATGTTCTCCGTTCCCTGGGACTACAACCTGTACAAGAACTGGTTCGCGGTGGGCATCTACAAAAAGGGCCGTAATTGCGATGAGTCGCTGTACAAAGAGATGTACTACGACAAGACCCAGCAGGGGTTTGTCAGGGAGGAAGCCACTGGTTCAGGAATCAATTATATGGGGAACTACCTAGACATCAGGGCCACCATGTCACCGCTGGGCAAGGCCGTTATGAAGGTGGAGGTGTGGGATAAGCTCTTCATACCCATGGGCCAGCAGGCGTGCTAG